The genomic region ACAATCTAGATGGAGTTGAGCTATTTCTAGATTGGGAAGTTTATAATGAGGATTGGGATATCTATAATTATGCCTTAGATCTTGAGAGAAGTAGGCATCTTCAAATGCTGGCTAAATCAATATTGGTATCGGATGTCATTTCCTGTTTCTCTCGGGAAAATTTTAGCTACTTACAGAGATGTGAGCGCGATATTCACAATTTGGTGCATGCTTTGTATTGGAAGCCGCATGACGCGCATGTAGTTTTCTGCGTATGTTGGTAATTTTAAGCTCAGGTTACCACTTCTTCTTGATTGGTAAGCTATGAGCATTTCCTGAGATCATGGAATGATAGTTACAAAGTCTCAGGAAAAGCAGCTTTCCAGACTTCAAGGGCCTGCTTGATTTCTTCCTTGTCGCGGGATGGGCTGAGTTCCCAGGTGTGCGGGAGTGAGGGGTCTACGTGCTGGAGGAGAGATTTAAAATCCAGTTCTCCGGTGAGTGGGACGCGGTGATCGCGTTTCGGTGGGTAGACGTCGTGCACGTGGCAGCCGATCAGGTAGGGCTCCATAGTTGCCAGCCATTCCTTGTGGTCTAGCAGATGGATGTTGTGCTTCAGTTGGACGTGTCCGAAATCATGCCAATAGCCAACCCAAGGATTGTCCTTGAAGTGCTCTTGGAGAGCGATCATCTCAGTCTCTGTGGGCATGTCCTCGTAGCGGGAGCGAGACTCGACAGCGAGTCTAACACCCAGTTCAGCAGCTTTCTCGGCGATTTGCTCGAGTGCCTCGATGGCTCGGCTGTAGTAGAGTTTACCTTTCTTGGCACGTCTCTTGATGAACTTGGCTTTGAGTCTTTCGTACTTCTTTGTCTCGTCTTGCTCCTCCTCGACCATGGCGGTGAGCTTCTTGGTCCAGCGGGCAGGATTCATGGGGACGGATCCCATGTGGAGCACCATGTAGTCGGCCTCGAACTGGGCGGCTACATCGAGAGTCTTGAGTGTGAGTTCCATCGCCCGTTTGCGATCGTAGGGGCGGTGGGAGGTATACTCGTAGGCGTCAGGCGCATCGATCATGACCTCCACGGGGGAAGGGAAGTAGTTGTGCACGCCACAGCAGTTAAACTTGCCTGCCTTGAAGGCGCTCTGCAGGCCGGGTAGCTTGGTGATCATCATGCCGTGCGAGAGCTCGATGTTGGTGAAGCCCATTTCGACAATTTCATCGATCATTTCCTCGCCACAGGTGTGGCGGGAGTTGTTCCAGCATGTAGAGAAAGATAACACTTCGGGTGATTAAGAATGGTAGCGCCGAGGATGCAAGCTAGAAGCGCAGGTTTAGCTGGACGGAGCGATGAGAAAGACGATCTCCCCCTTGGCTTTGTGGTGGCTGAAGTGCTCGAAAAGCTCCTGGGCGCTGCCGCGGTGATACGTCTCGAATTTCTTGGTGAGCTCTCTGGCCACACAGACACGCTGGTCTGGTTTTTCTTTGGCCAGAATCTCCAGAGTGGAGAGGATACGGTGAGGAGACTCGAAAAAGAGAGAGGTATGCTCCGCTTCGCAGGCCGCTAAGAGAGCCTTGCCGCGTTTGCCCTTCTTCACCGGGAGGAATCCTCCAAAGTAGAAGGCGTGTACAGGAAAACCTGAGCCGACAAGTGCCGTAAGGACGGCTGACGGACCCGGAAGGACGGTGTATTCGACTTCGTGTTCGATGCAGGCAGTGAGCAGGCGGTAGCCTGGGTCAGATACGGCAGGCATGCCAGCATCTGTGATCACCGCGATCTTGGCCCCTTCTTTGGCTTTCTCTATTAGCTCAGGTACTTTCTTAGCCTCATTGTGATCGTGCAGGGCCACGACAGGTTTAGCGACACCGTAATGCTCTAGCAGCGGACGTGAATGACGGGTGTCCTCACAAGTGATCAGGTCTGCCTCTAGCAGGGTATCGATAGCTCGGCGGGTGATGTCGTCACGGTTGCCGATGGGTGTGGGTACGAAAGTGACCATAGTCGTTTGTAGTCAGCGGATTTCAGGGGTGGAGCGAAATGCGCTAGAAGCCGTTAGCCAGACGGGAGGCCATTTTTTCCGTAGCGTTTTTGACTGCATCCGGAAGTGAGTTTTCTCTGGAGAGCTGCAAGTTAGCATCTACGAAGAACTTGGTCTCCCCGTGGTCGCGACCTGAGGCCAAGACCTTGCCCTCAGGTGACTTGAGCTGCCAGTCGATGTAAATGGTCATCTCCAGTTCCTCAGGTTTGAGGGTGTCGAGACGTTGTGAGCGGAACTCATCGTAATCGAGTTTGGAAATGGTGGCGTAGAGAGTGGCATCAGAGCTACCATTGGAGCCGATACGATAGGAACCATCCCTGGTGATGGCGTCGATGCATGAGTTGGTAGCGAGCACCGCGAGGCGTTGTTCCTGAGTATCATTCTTAAACAGGGGTACGCTAATGGTACGTACTTCCTGCAGGTGAGCCGGTTTGCTGTTACCTAGGCGATAGCCGGCACATGAGCTGAAGGTCAGTAGAATGGCCAGAGAGGCAAGAATTCTCAGGATCATGACTCTGCTAGTTTATTGGGAAACCTCGGCGAGGCGTTGTTTCGCAAGCTTGTTGAGCTCGGTGCCAGACTTTGTCTTCTTGATGACTTCACGGTAGTAGAAGGCAGCGGATGCGTACTGCTTTTTACCACGGTAAAATTCAGCAATGTCATAGCTGCGTTGTAAATCCTGGGAGCCAAGTTGCGCCAGCTTGCTCTTGGCTGCCTTGGCTTGCTTGGAGCCAGGGTAGAGCTGGCGAAGGTCAATGAAGACGCTGCGCGCTTGATCCAGGTTGGCCTGGTTCTGGTTGCCCTCATCCGCTTCATTCATCAACATGGTGCCAGCACGGAAAAGAGCTTCAGGAGCAAGGCTGCTCTTGGGGTAGCGCAACTGGACTTCCTGATAAGCTTTGATGGCTTTTTCCTCGTTGCCTCTTCGCTGCCAGAGATCGCCGATAGCAAATTGGGCTTTCGGTGCTGAGGCGCCATAAGGGGCGTTGTCCCTTACTTTGATCAGCATCTCTTCAGCGGTCGTGGCTGCTACACTGGATTTGAGTCCAAGGAAATTGTGTTTGAGTTCACCTGTGGCTGCGGAATGAGCGACTGCTTCTTGTTTGGCCAAGGCATCACTGTAGTGGCGAGTGCCATGGTAGGAGGTGATGAAATCTTGAAAGGCTTTGAACGATTTAACGAGGTCGCCAGTCTGATAGAGCAGGTCTGCCTGACGGTAGCGAGCTTCGGCGGCCTCTTTGGCGAGTGGGTATTGGTTTGCCAAGGACTCGTAGTGCTTGATGGCTTTGGTAGTTTTACCAGCTTGTTCATAAGCATAGCCTTCGGCATAGAGTTCAGCAGACGTACCAGCGTGCGCGGCGCTAACGGTGCCGTCGGCGAGTCTGATTTCTTCTGGTGAGTTACCGCAGGAAGAGATGAGACACACGGCGGCAGCAGAGGAGAGGAGGGTGAAAGCTCTTGCTTGGTTCATGCTGAAAAACTAGCGGTACTCTCCAGAATTGCCAATGCAAAATTCGGCCTTCTGCTATGCATGAGGCTTAGGTCCCACAAGCAAGTGGGTTCGATGTATCATGCCTCTCTTTCAGGCGTACTCTGGATTGGCTTTCTTTCCCTCCATTGCAAACCAGTCTGCTAGCTCATATAGAGCTGAAACTCATGTGCATAAGTAGGTGTGCAAGCTGTGGGTAATTAGTGAATAAGCTGACAATAACTCTGTGAATAAGCTGAGTATAAACTGTGAACAGCCATCACAGTACCAGCTAGCAGAGTTACTTATTATTCCAGGGGTCTTGCACGAACTCTATGCTGCGGATGAGGGGAACGCCGTCTTGTAGGACTGCTTTGGTGAGAATGTAGATGGATCTGCCGCCGATGTTGACGGCTTCCTGCCGCTCGGAGTGAGAGAATTTGAACTGTGTGCCATTCCAGCCGTAGACTGTAGCGGAGAAGATGGCACTTCCGTGGCCGCCGGACCAGAAGCAACGCACTTGTTTTTTCTTCGCATAGGGTAAAGGATTGACCGAGAAAGTAAGTACCTGGTCTTTGTGGTACTCATTGGTGTCAGGGTCAAAGATGTAGACGTCGTAGCGGTCTGCCTTGCCGTTTTCCATGACCTTGACGCGGTAGTCCAAGTGGCCGTCGAAGTTGAAGTCGTACTCTTCCTTCTGTACTTGTTTCTGCGGCTGGGCGTAGCAGAGCGTGGTGGAGACTACGAGTAGGGTGGGGATTTTTCTTAATAGACTCATACCCAAGGGTACGTGGAAAAACGGGAATTGGTATCAGGCTATTATTTGATAGGTGGATAAGCGGCAGGATTAAGCGATCTCGGCTGCAATCACAGAGACCTCTACCAAGAGTTCCGGGCGGGCCATGCGGGCTTCCACGCAGGCGCGGGCAGGAGCGTGACCCTCAGGTACCCAAGCGTCCCAGACCTCGTTCATGGCGGCGAAGTCTTTCATGTCTCGCAAGTAGACCGTGGCGCTGAGCATGTTCTGGCGGTCTGAGCCAGCCTGGAGCAGGAGGGCATCCACTTTGTCCAGCATGGTCTGGGTTTGTTCGCGGATGTCTTTGCTGGCGTCTGCGCAGACTTGGCCACAGAGATAGATGGTGCCGTTGTGTTTGACGATGCGGCTCATGCGTTGCTTGGTTTCTTGACGTTCGATAGGCATGTCGGGGTGGTAAGGGAAATCGGCAGGCAGTTCAATAATCGCTTTGCCGCATCGCGAAATGACTTGAATGCTGGTGAGGAGTCTGCGGGAAATGCAGCTATGGCAGATGCTTTATGGATGCGGCTGAGAGAAGTGCGCTGGGGGGATTATGAAGTTTCCACCGGCAAGGCGGAGCGTCTGGACAAATTGCTCCAGGATCTGGCATCCCGTAAAGAGGCCAGGGCCATGCGTGCCAGCCAAGATGTCTGGCGCCTGCTATGTAGTGGCGGCATCCGCTCAGCTGCTGTTCCCGTGATACCCTTTCTCGTGGAGATTATCGATGTGTCTGGGGACAATGTTCGCTGTGAAATCCTGGATATTCTAAAAAGCTGTGCCTTGGGAGTGGACAAGCTAGAGTCTGCGCTGGGAGAGCAGCTGAGAGAGGCTCTTATCACAGCAAGAAATGATCTCTTCTGGCTTCGCCGCAAGGCGAAGGGGGATGTTGCTATTGCTGTGGAGAGTTTCTATGATGCGGCTGTTTGATCAGTAGATCAGTTGTGTTGCTCTCATAGAGGGTGCTCGTGGTAACTCCTCGCTGTATGGGTAATACAATCAACAATGACTCTTAAAGCAGGGGTGATCTGTTGTGTTAGTGTTTCTTGTGTAATAAGATGAACTCAAGTGGTTTTGTTATAATTTATAAACGTGTGATAACTGGTTTATAGTTTAGTCCATGTGAAGGTGTTTAGCCTGAGTGGGGTATATGTGTTTATAGTGAGAGTTATGACCTATCTGAGTTTCTTGGCTCGGTAGGGGAAACCCACACACTAACATGAAAAACACACTAAACCCACCTAGTAGTAGGAGGGGCTATCTCTTGTGTTGGATAGCTCTGCTTACTCTGACAGGAATTTGGAATACAGCCAAGGCTCAGCTCCCCGAGTCTTTTGTTGTCAACGTTGATAAGGGGGGAGGGCAGATCGTAGAGCTGAACCTGCATAAGCATTCAGTGAGATCGGCCAACTTCAGGGTGCAGTCCTGGGATACGGTGAATGGCTACGTGGAAGAACACACGGCCCAGAATCCCGCAATGCCCGTACGTACGTACCGTGGCTACGTCACGGAAAACCCGAACGAGCTGGTGACGGCTATCGTGGATACAAGTAATGAATTGCATGCCACGGTGCACAATGGTGCCGGTCGTATCTGGACGGTGGCGAACATAGATGTGACCACGGAGATCGGCAACGGTACATCCATCACACCGCCTCCGGCTCCCTTAGCTACTGGTAGTGCTCCGGCTGGGGCTTTGCTTCCTCCAGTAGGTCTCTATAAAGCGCACGGTGTGTATGATGTGCCGAGCTCCCAGTACAAGGGATCCGTGGATGAGACGCTGGTTTACATCGAGTACCAGTGGAACGTTCACGATTTCTTCAATACGAGGGACGCCAAACTCAACATGGAGCTTAGCGAGGTGATCATTCGGAAGGAACAGTTCTATACTCCAACCAGCGGAAATGCCGGTCAGTTCAGTTCCATGCTGAGGTCCGAGTGGCTTGCCCAAGGGCAAAATGAGCGTGGTTATATTTGCAGTTTCTTCCCCTCTGGCTTCACCTTTGCGGGTGGCTACGCTAGTGGTAACAATTTCTATAATCCGGGCGGCGAGGCCGTGGCAGTAAATGCCCTCTACCACGAGGTAGCTCACAACTGGCGCGCTCAGCACTACTACTATGGTAAGGACACCATGTCTGGCTCTCACCCGGCTCACGGTGAGATGAATACCATGCGTATTCTAACAAAGAGGCAGCAGGAGATTGATGAAGGTGATCTGCAGCTTACACCTTCCTACGCGACGAACATGCACCCGCGTGCTTTTCTGGATCTCGCCTCTACCGCGGTGAATACCGCGGTAAACATCGACCCACTGGCCAATGACTGGGATGCCAACGGCGATGCTATTTCTCTCAAGTACTATACCGCTAATACCGTGCAAGGTGGTACCGTGACCGAGTCCGGCGGAATGCTGACCTACACTCCTGCTGCCGCTTATGTGGGCAAGGACGTGATTGTCTACGAAGTACAGGATACAGCAGGCCTTTACACCCAGGGGCTGATCCATATCGAGGTAATCAACCAGGGGCTTGCGGCTCACTGGGCAATGGAGGAGACCTCTGGAACAAACGCAGCGGATGGCAGTGGCCATGGGCATGACGGCTACCTAGTCGGTGTCGACTTCGGCGCGAACACCATTGATGGTCCTGTGGGCAAGGCCCTGCAGCTGGACAGAGGTAGTTACATCGTAGCTGATGCTACAGACCTGATTGCGGAGCCTGAGACTTACTATCCGTTAGAAAATGCAGCGAGTAATTTCTTTGACCCTATGGATCAGAGCTTCACGGCGACATGCTGGTTCAAGCTGGATAATTCCGGCGACACGGCCATCCTGATGAGCAAGCGAAATCCGGGCTTCTTCGGCTACCATCTGGTGGCCAGCCCAAGTGGACTCTCCGCCACCGTACGAGCCTGGGATGGAGACATCGGCTGGCAGACGGTATCCAGCGGCGCTCTGGTGAGTGATGCCTGGTACCATGCGGCGATGGTGATCAACCGTTCCGACAACACCCTGCGCCTTTACCTCAACGGCCAAGAAGTGGGGACAGCGGCTAGCCTGCCTGCAGACCTTTTCATTTTCAATGGACGTGAGGACTTGAAGCTGGGCGGCGACGCTGCAGTAGCCCTAGACGAGGCTCAAGTATATACCAAGGCTCTCAGCCTTTCAGAAGTACAGGCCTTGCACGATGCGGGTGAAGTGCCGGCAGCTCCGGTTTTCCCTGCAAATGATTCCCTGAACATAGCGGTGAACGGTACCGTACTCTCCTGGCTTGCCGGTAACAGCAGCTACCAGCACGATGTGTACTTCGGTACTGATGCAGCTGCTGTGGCCAATGCCACCACTGCCTCTCCAGAGTATCAGGGCCGCCAAAGTGCGACCAGTTTTGATCCTGGTACGCTGGACCTTTCCAAGAATTACTTCTGGAGGATCGACGAGGTGGACGGCTCCACCATCATTGGTGGCGGTGTATGGAAATTCAGCACCGCTGCGAACTCCTTGGCATCTGGCATGGTGCTTCATCTTTCCATGGATGACTCTGATGTACAGACAGCCAACGGCACCATCCACACCTATGATGATACCGCGCTGCCAGCGCAGGATTTCCAAGTGATCAATACCCCGTCAACCATCGCAGGTGTAATTGGTGATGCGATTGATCTTAGCGGGGCTGACGATGCACTGCGTTCTTACATAGCAAGCCCTGTGAAGAAGCCCAGATCCGGCGGAGTATCCGTATCCTTCTGGCTGAATACGAGCTCCACACAGAACAGTGGAGAGAAGGTCTACGATATAGGCGGCGCGTATTTCATGCGTTACTATAATGGTGACCTTCAGCCTGTCTATGATGGTAGCACAGGGGGGGCAGTCGTGTTTGACACGAACCTCAACGACGGCCAGTGGCACCACGTGGCTGTGATCAACAACGGTGCGGGTCAAACCACGCTCTACATCGATGGTGCCCAGTTCGGCACACAGTCTGAGAGCCTCTATGATGTGGCTTCCCTGCAAAGAACGGTATCTATCGGCGCAATCTACAATGGTACTTCTGAGAATATTGAGGCGGCTTATGATGACTTTGCTGTGTGGGAGAGAGAGCTCTCTGGCCCGGAAGTCAGTGATATCTATACAGAGGGTTTGTTAGGTAATTCAGTGAATGCTGAGCCTGTGTTAGTGGACACCAGCTTTGAAGTTGCTGACGGCTTCACAGGCTTCCCGAGCGGTGGCACTGGCAGCGTCGGTACCGTAGTGGATAACGACGGGGTGACTTGGACGGAGGTGACCGATGTGAAGATCTGGAACAGGACGGACATTCCTCCGGCAGGAGTGCAGACACTTACCCTCGGACTGAGTTCTTCCAACCCGATCTGTGATGTTAGCATTCCGGGGGCCGATCACGGTATTGGAACAGTCAGCTTCGACTACGCCGCTTTCTCTTCCTCCACGAACACGGAGTTCAGCGTGCAATATAATGCGGGCAGCGGTTGGGTAGAAGTATGGTCCACACAGATGGTGGGATTGGACCCTAATTTCTCCACTAAGCCATGGAGAACCGTGGAGCTGGCGCTCAATGTGCCAGGCGACGTGGCCCTACGATTCGAAGCCCTTGGCAGCAAGGGGCCAATGATCGATAATCTGCGCATCACAGGCGTGAGTGTCTCTAACCTCGCACCTGTAGTGAACGACCAGACATTCTCTGTGGCTGAGAATGCAGTCGCTGGTATTTCTGCTGGAACAGTCGCAGCAAGTGATCCTGATGCGGGAGATGCCCTGAGCTACGCCATCACCGCAGGTAATGCGGGTGGTGAGTTTGCCATCAATGGCAGTACTGGAGAAATTACCACTACGACGGTACTCGATTACGAGACGACTAACAGCTACGGCTTTACGGTCACCGTGACGGATGCTGGCGGTCTGACAGATACGGCGCTTATCACCGTGGACGTTACGAATGTGAATGAGGCCCCAACAGCTGTCGAAGCGAGTGGCAGTGTGGCAGAGAACAGTGCCGTAGGCACTACTGTGGCCACTGTGACATCCACTGACCCTGATGCTGGAGACAGCGTTACTTACGTCATTACTGCGGGTAATACGGGCTCCGCCTTTACGATCGATGGTAACACCGGCGCGGTCAGCACCAATGCCGTGCTGAACTACGAGGTGGCCAGTAATTATCAGCTTGCCGTGACGGCAACAGACGCAGGAGGTCTCTCCGATACCGTTTCCGTTAGTGTCAGCGTGATTGATGTGAACGAGGCTCCGACAGCAGCAAACGGCAGTGGTAGCATTGCTGAAGATGCGACCGTTGGCTCCACAGTGACTACCGTTTCTGCCAGTGACTCGGATGCCGGGGATACCCTGAGCTACTCCATTACTGGCGGGAATACGGGCGGTGCATTCCTCGTAAACAGTTCCACAGGAGTGATCACCACGGCTGCTTCGCTAGATCATGAGTCTAATAGTAGTTATACACTCACGGTGAGCGTGACCGATGCCGGAGGATTATCCGACACAGCGGCTGTGAATGTGACTGTGAGCGATGTGAATGAAGCTCCTGTTGCCAGTAATGGCAGTGGTAGTATCAATGAAGATGCTGCTGTGGGTAGCACCGTGCTTACAGTGGCTGCCAGCGACCCTGATGCCGGAGATACACTCACCTATGCTATCACGGCAGGTAATGCTGGCGGGGAATTCTCTATCAATGCCAGCACGGGTGAAATTACCACTGCTACGGAGCTCGACTTCGAAAGCACCGCTGGCTACAGCCTGACTGTTAGTTCTACGGATGCAGGCGGACTGAGTGACAGCGCGACCATTGCTGTAACTGTAAACGATGTGAATGAGGATCCTGTTTTTGCCAATGATCCTATCACTGGAGATAACGCGATTCTTTATGCCGAATACAGTGGCACCCTAGATGGTGAGGCTACGGATCCGGACACGGCAGACACCGTGACCTATTCCAAAGTAAGCGGTCCAGCATGGCTGAGCGTCGCCTCAGACGGTACATTGTCCGGTACTCCAGGTGATGGAGATGAAGGGCTAAACAGCTTCGAGGTAGAAGCCGCAGATGGTAACGGCGGCTCTGCGCAGGCTACACTAGAGATCATGGTCGCTACCAGTGGCGTGGTGTACTCCGATGACTTCGAGGACTACGATATCGAGAACCCATCCGACTTCTCCGTGGGAGGTGTCGTGACTGGAAACTGGGTAGCCAGCAATACGGCATCCAATGCTACTCGTACCTTTAGCACCACTAATTTCGGAGGCACGCGTCTTTGGATTAGTAATGTGGACGGAACGAGTATCACCAGTAATGGTATTCAGGTCGGTAACGCCAACTACACGATGTCTGTGGTGATGGTCACCGAAACTGCCACCGCTGGCCGCCAGTTGAATGCGACCTACGATATCCTAGCCGGGCAGACCGCTGCCACAGCGACAAGTAT from Rubritalea squalenifaciens DSM 18772 harbors:
- a CDS encoding cadherin domain-containing protein, with the translated sequence MKNTLNPPSSRRGYLLCWIALLTLTGIWNTAKAQLPESFVVNVDKGGGQIVELNLHKHSVRSANFRVQSWDTVNGYVEEHTAQNPAMPVRTYRGYVTENPNELVTAIVDTSNELHATVHNGAGRIWTVANIDVTTEIGNGTSITPPPAPLATGSAPAGALLPPVGLYKAHGVYDVPSSQYKGSVDETLVYIEYQWNVHDFFNTRDAKLNMELSEVIIRKEQFYTPTSGNAGQFSSMLRSEWLAQGQNERGYICSFFPSGFTFAGGYASGNNFYNPGGEAVAVNALYHEVAHNWRAQHYYYGKDTMSGSHPAHGEMNTMRILTKRQQEIDEGDLQLTPSYATNMHPRAFLDLASTAVNTAVNIDPLANDWDANGDAISLKYYTANTVQGGTVTESGGMLTYTPAAAYVGKDVIVYEVQDTAGLYTQGLIHIEVINQGLAAHWAMEETSGTNAADGSGHGHDGYLVGVDFGANTIDGPVGKALQLDRGSYIVADATDLIAEPETYYPLENAASNFFDPMDQSFTATCWFKLDNSGDTAILMSKRNPGFFGYHLVASPSGLSATVRAWDGDIGWQTVSSGALVSDAWYHAAMVINRSDNTLRLYLNGQEVGTAASLPADLFIFNGREDLKLGGDAAVALDEAQVYTKALSLSEVQALHDAGEVPAAPVFPANDSLNIAVNGTVLSWLAGNSSYQHDVYFGTDAAAVANATTASPEYQGRQSATSFDPGTLDLSKNYFWRIDEVDGSTIIGGGVWKFSTAANSLASGMVLHLSMDDSDVQTANGTIHTYDDTALPAQDFQVINTPSTIAGVIGDAIDLSGADDALRSYIASPVKKPRSGGVSVSFWLNTSSTQNSGEKVYDIGGAYFMRYYNGDLQPVYDGSTGGAVVFDTNLNDGQWHHVAVINNGAGQTTLYIDGAQFGTQSESLYDVASLQRTVSIGAIYNGTSENIEAAYDDFAVWERELSGPEVSDIYTEGLLGNSVNAEPVLVDTSFEVADGFTGFPSGGTGSVGTVVDNDGVTWTEVTDVKIWNRTDIPPAGVQTLTLGLSSSNPICDVSIPGADHGIGTVSFDYAAFSSSTNTEFSVQYNAGSGWVEVWSTQMVGLDPNFSTKPWRTVELALNVPGDVALRFEALGSKGPMIDNLRITGVSVSNLAPVVNDQTFSVAENAVAGISAGTVAASDPDAGDALSYAITAGNAGGEFAINGSTGEITTTTVLDYETTNSYGFTVTVTDAGGLTDTALITVDVTNVNEAPTAVEASGSVAENSAVGTTVATVTSTDPDAGDSVTYVITAGNTGSAFTIDGNTGAVSTNAVLNYEVASNYQLAVTATDAGGLSDTVSVSVSVIDVNEAPTAANGSGSIAEDATVGSTVTTVSASDSDAGDTLSYSITGGNTGGAFLVNSSTGVITTAASLDHESNSSYTLTVSVTDAGGLSDTAAVNVTVSDVNEAPVASNGSGSINEDAAVGSTVLTVAASDPDAGDTLTYAITAGNAGGEFSINASTGEITTATELDFESTAGYSLTVSSTDAGGLSDSATIAVTVNDVNEDPVFANDPITGDNAILYAEYSGTLDGEATDPDTADTVTYSKVSGPAWLSVASDGTLSGTPGDGDEGLNSFEVEAADGNGGSAQATLEIMVATSGVVYSDDFEDYDIENPSDFSVGGVVTGNWVASNTASNATRTFSTTNFGGTRLWISNVDGTSITSNGIQVGNANYTMSVVMVTETATAGRQLNATYDILAGQTAATATSIIGGPQAVVTDGDSWSIDDSKTDHVYTESFSTAGLAQGDKLFLRFERVSVAANGGWFGVDDVKLELDGMNTAPVLGDASFSVDENGAGALVGTVTATDADAGDILSYAITAGNAGGEFAINGSTGEITTTTALDYETAGQYVLTVEVTDAGLLSDTASITVNVNDVNEAPVANDVSGSVSEDAAVGSAVVAVTSSDVDAGDSASYAITSGNVGGAFSIDSTTGEITTAAALDYEVTTSYLLTVSVTDGGGLTDTALVDITVIDVADVVSTYSSDAELVVSGLLFSGNYLDTVSSNNVYEVLQEEKTSGKPSTRVSSLEHTWSFDIGAAGALVELSVEAYHSSNNEGDDFVFGYSTDGIVFTDVITVTKTSDDNTAQVAMLPADISGTVYIRVKDTDRTVGNGSQDTISIDQLKLEVTR
- a CDS encoding outer membrane protein assembly factor BamD — encoded protein: MNQARAFTLLSSAAAVCLISSCGNSPEEIRLADGTVSAAHAGTSAELYAEGYAYEQAGKTTKAIKHYESLANQYPLAKEAAEARYRQADLLYQTGDLVKSFKAFQDFITSYHGTRHYSDALAKQEAVAHSAATGELKHNFLGLKSSVAATTAEEMLIKVRDNAPYGASAPKAQFAIGDLWQRRGNEEKAIKAYQEVQLRYPKSSLAPEALFRAGTMLMNEADEGNQNQANLDQARSVFIDLRQLYPGSKQAKAAKSKLAQLGSQDLQRSYDIAEFYRGKKQYASAAFYYREVIKKTKSGTELNKLAKQRLAEVSQ
- a CDS encoding sugar phosphate isomerase/epimerase family protein, with the protein product MLSFSTCWNNSRHTCGEEMIDEIVEMGFTNIELSHGMMITKLPGLQSAFKAGKFNCCGVHNYFPSPVEVMIDAPDAYEYTSHRPYDRKRAMELTLKTLDVAAQFEADYMVLHMGSVPMNPARWTKKLTAMVEEEQDETKKYERLKAKFIKRRAKKGKLYYSRAIEALEQIAEKAAELGVRLAVESRSRYEDMPTETEMIALQEHFKDNPWVGYWHDFGHVQLKHNIHLLDHKEWLATMEPYLIGCHVHDVYPPKRDHRVPLTGELDFKSLLQHVDPSLPHTWELSPSRDKEEIKQALEVWKAAFPETL
- the lptE gene encoding LPS assembly lipoprotein LptE gives rise to the protein MILRILASLAILLTFSSCAGYRLGNSKPAHLQEVRTISVPLFKNDTQEQRLAVLATNSCIDAITRDGSYRIGSNGSSDATLYATISKLDYDEFRSQRLDTLKPEELEMTIYIDWQLKSPEGKVLASGRDHGETKFFVDANLQLSRENSLPDAVKNATEKMASRLANGF
- a CDS encoding RidA family protein, which codes for MPIERQETKQRMSRIVKHNGTIYLCGQVCADASKDIREQTQTMLDKVDALLLQAGSDRQNMLSATVYLRDMKDFAAMNEVWDAWVPEGHAPARACVEARMARPELLVEVSVIAAEIA
- the rsmI gene encoding 16S rRNA (cytidine(1402)-2'-O)-methyltransferase, with protein sequence MVTFVPTPIGNRDDITRRAIDTLLEADLITCEDTRHSRPLLEHYGVAKPVVALHDHNEAKKVPELIEKAKEGAKIAVITDAGMPAVSDPGYRLLTACIEHEVEYTVLPGPSAVLTALVGSGFPVHAFYFGGFLPVKKGKRGKALLAACEAEHTSLFFESPHRILSTLEILAKEKPDQRVCVARELTKKFETYHRGSAQELFEHFSHHKAKGEIVFLIAPSS
- a CDS encoding XAC2610-related protein; this translates as MSLLRKIPTLLVVSTTLCYAQPQKQVQKEEYDFNFDGHLDYRVKVMENGKADRYDVYIFDPDTNEYHKDQVLTFSVNPLPYAKKKQVRCFWSGGHGSAIFSATVYGWNGTQFKFSHSERQEAVNIGGRSIYILTKAVLQDGVPLIRSIEFVQDPWNNK